From the genome of Labrus bergylta chromosome 4, fLabBer1.1, whole genome shotgun sequence, one region includes:
- the LOC109997787 gene encoding WW domain-containing adapter protein with coiled-coil, translated as MVMYARKPTRVSDGCNDRRDSQSYQTHKSQPKSQSSSLHRYDKVRDGSSDPTPPYKMLRRSDESPVSRHGDGAGHGKAKTSHTVRGKNGTSGSPQENSHNNSSHHGSDSHATQSKPADREPADDWTEHISSSGKKYYYNCRTEVSQWEKPKDLLEREQRQKDPVKMAANSFPRDMDYRQEALQDKATTKTTSADQSTASNSGHSSSSSTSQSINSASGALGSTPSTMSSSSSSASGQVPQSLQSPSPALLQDPALLHQLLPALQATLQMNNGSMDMAKLNEVLAAAVTQASLRSVLHKLLTAGPAFNITALLSAAQHSNQAQHSSQSPVSLTSDASSPRPYVSPRNGTPQSNQKPLMGVHQGSITSSQTRGSMSSGKGSAPLSQTAEKRPEDPRTLQQRSQEILCLGSTLPGAALPHVPSSSTSQSPGDNPGSYTPTLAAHFDENLIRHIQGWPSENTEKQAARLREDIHNMGSLYMSEICTEMKNLRSLVRVCEIQATLREQRILFLRQQSKELDKLKNQNSYMV; from the exons ATGGTGATGTATGCAAGGAAACCAACAAGAGTCAGCGATGG GTGCAACGACAGAAGGGATTCGCAATCCTATCAG ACCCATAAATCTCAGCCAAAGAGCCAGTCCAGCAGCCTTCACCGGTATGACAAGGTGCGTGATGGCTCTTCTGACCCAACACCCCCTTACAAGATGCTGCGGCGCTCAGACGAAAGTCCTGTCAGCAGGCATGGAGACGGAGCAGGACACGGCAAGGCAAAAACCTCTCACACTGTCAGAGGAAAAAATG GGACCAGCGGCTCTCCTCAGGAGAACTCGCACAACAACAGCTCCCACCACGGCTCAGACTCGCATGCGACTCAGAGCAAGCCTGCAGACAGG GAGCCGGCGGATGACTGGACAGAAcacatcagctcctctgggaaGAAGTACTACTACAACTGTAGAACTGAGGTCTCCCAATGGGAGAAGCCCAAGGACCTGTTGGAGAG GGAACAACGACAGAAAGATCCAGTCAAGATGGCGGCGAACAGCTTCCCCAGGGACATGGACTACAGACAAGAGGCCTTGCAGGACAAAGCCACAACAA AGACCACATCGGCGGACCAGTCCACTGCATCCAACTCCGGccattcctcctcttcctctacttCTCAGAGCATCAACTCTGCTTCTGGTGCTCTAGGTTCCACCCCCTCCACcatgtcttcctcctcttcctccgccTCAGGACAGGTGCCTCAGTCTCTCCAGTCCCCGTCACCAGCACTGCTGCAGGACCCGGCCCTCCTACATCAGCTCCTCCCGGCGCTGCAGGCCACTCTGCAAATGAACAACGGCAGCATGGACATGGCTAAACTCAACGAAG TCTTGGCAGCTGCTGTCACCCAAGCTTCCTTGCGGTCTGTGCTTCATAAACTCCTCACTGCTGGACCTGCTTTCAACATCACTGCTCTGCTCTCAGCTGCTCAGCACTCCAACCAAG ccCAGCACTCCAGTCAGTCCCCCGTCTCTCTGACATCAGATGCATCGTCACCGCGACCGTACGTCTCGCCACGGAACGGCACACCACAGAGCAACCAGAAACCCCTCATGGGTGTGCACCAAGGCAGCATCACATCCTCACAAACAAGG ggCAGCATGTCTTCAGGGAAAGGATCAGCTCCCCTGTCTCAGACTGCAGAGAAGCGTCCAGAGGACCCCAGAACTCTCCAGCAGAGAAG CCAGGAGATTCTGTGTCTGGGATCGACCCTACCTGGTGCTGCGTTGCCCCATGTCCCTTCCAGCAGCACTAGCCAATCACCGGGCGACAACCCTGGCTCCTACACCCCCACCCTGGCAGCTCATTTCGATGAGAACCTCATCAGACATATCCAAGGATGGCCTTCAGAGAACACTGAGAAACAG GCGGCTCGGTTGCGTGAGGACATCCACAACATGGGCAGCTTGTACATGTCAGAGATCTGTACAGAGATGAAAAACCTGCGCTCCCTGGTCCGAGTGTGTGAGATTCAGGCCACGCTGAGGGAACAGAG AATCCTGTTTCTGAGGCAGCAGAGCAAAGAGCTGGACAAGCTGAAGAACCAGAACTCGTACATGGTGTGA